A region of Moorena producens PAL-8-15-08-1 DNA encodes the following proteins:
- the pntB gene encoding Re/Si-specific NAD(P)(+) transhydrogenase subunit beta has translation MSNNLLTVAYIAASALFILSLGGLSNQESARKGNIYGILGMLIAFVATALSSNVTAYLTLGGMILPGVIIGAIVASRVAMTSMPELVAILHSFVGLAAVLVGIANYLQGGESLTGAEVTIHQLEIYIGVFIAAITFTGSVIAFGKLRAIISSKPLMLPARHVLNLAMLGAVIGLGYQFMTAEGTAGLQPLLIMAAIASVLGIHLVAAIGGADMPVVISMLNSYSGWAAAAAGFMLSNDLLIITGALVGSSGAILSYIMCRAMNRSFFSVILGGFGEGAGTTAKAKAGDQPEGQVTETTVEDTVELLQGAKSVMIVPGYGMAVAQAQHPVSDITKILRNAGINVRFGIHPVAGRLPGHMNVLLAEANVPYDIVLEMDEINEDFPETDVVLVIGANDTVNPSAMEDPSSPIAGMPVLEVWKAGTVVVMKRGMSSGYAGVGNPLFFKENTNMLFGDAKTNVSAILGKLVESSRDSAGSSSGKVLATSSAG, from the coding sequence ATGTCAAATAATCTGTTGACAGTTGCCTATATTGCAGCTAGTGCTTTGTTCATTCTCAGCCTGGGGGGATTATCTAACCAGGAAAGCGCCCGTAAAGGTAATATTTACGGGATTCTTGGGATGCTGATTGCCTTTGTTGCCACTGCCCTAAGTAGCAATGTAACCGCATACCTCACTCTGGGAGGGATGATTTTGCCAGGAGTGATAATTGGTGCGATCGTGGCATCTCGGGTAGCCATGACCTCCATGCCAGAACTGGTAGCAATTCTCCATAGTTTTGTCGGTCTTGCAGCTGTACTGGTGGGTATTGCCAATTACCTGCAAGGGGGGGAATCCCTAACGGGTGCAGAAGTAACTATTCACCAGTTAGAAATTTATATTGGTGTGTTCATTGCGGCAATTACCTTCACCGGTTCAGTGATAGCCTTTGGGAAACTACGAGCTATCATCAGCAGCAAACCCCTAATGTTACCAGCACGCCACGTACTCAATCTGGCTATGCTTGGGGCTGTGATCGGGCTGGGTTACCAGTTCATGACAGCAGAGGGGACGGCTGGTCTGCAACCCCTGTTGATTATGGCTGCGATCGCATCAGTGTTAGGCATCCACCTAGTAGCTGCGATTGGGGGTGCTGATATGCCAGTGGTCATCTCCATGCTCAATAGTTATTCCGGATGGGCGGCTGCTGCTGCAGGCTTTATGCTGTCCAATGACCTGTTAATTATCACTGGTGCCCTAGTAGGTAGTAGTGGTGCTATCCTCAGCTACATCATGTGTCGAGCCATGAATCGCTCCTTCTTCAGCGTGATTTTAGGAGGCTTCGGCGAAGGTGCAGGAACTACAGCTAAAGCGAAAGCTGGTGATCAGCCCGAAGGTCAAGTCACCGAGACCACAGTAGAAGATACCGTAGAGCTGCTACAAGGGGCCAAGAGTGTTATGATTGTTCCCGGTTACGGCATGGCAGTAGCTCAGGCTCAGCATCCGGTGTCCGATATTACCAAGATTTTGAGGAATGCTGGTATCAATGTTCGCTTTGGCATTCATCCAGTTGCTGGACGACTACCAGGACACATGAACGTGCTGCTAGCTGAGGCAAATGTGCCTTATGATATCGTTCTAGAAATGGATGAGATTAACGAGGACTTCCCAGAAACCGATGTAGTACTCGTGATTGGTGCTAATGATACCGTTAACCCTAGTGCCATGGAAGACCCCAGTAGCCCAATTGCTGGCATGCCAGTCTTAGAGGTTTGGAAAGCTGGTACCGTGGTGGTGATGAAACGGGGAATGTCCAGTGGCTATGCTGGTGTTGGCAATCCCTTGTTTTTCAAAGAAAACACCAATATGCTCTTCGGTGATGCTAAGACTAACGTTAGCGCTATCCTAGGGAAGCTCGTAGAATCTAGCCGGGACAGTGCAGGATCTAGCTCAGGAAAAGTCTTAGCTACATCCTCTGCAGGCTGA
- the pntA gene encoding Re/Si-specific NAD(P)(+) transhydrogenase subunit alpha, which yields MTLAIPKEAETSDLQPTKTRMKVGIPKEIYPGECRVAATPDTAKVLQKLGFDVLIESGAGEAANFPDNAYEQAECQIIPDANSLWSEADIVLKVRPPEMHPTLNKHESELLSENGTLISFIWPAQNQELLEQLSTRKATVLAMDAVPRITRAQKMDALSSMANIAGYRAVIEAANNFGRFFTGQITAAGKVPPAKVLVIGAGVAGLAAIGTAKGLGAVVRAFDTRPVVKEQVESMGGEFLELDFKEDGTGSGGYAKVMSKEFIEAEMALFAAQAKEVDIIITTALIPGKKAPLLITEEMVASMKEGSVVVDMAAEQGGNCEVSKANEVYKYKGVTIIGLTDLPSRMATQSSQLYGTNLCHLLKDMGGSENYRVDMEDEVVRGALVLNAGDVTWPPPKRPTPPAPPKPAPEPQTAVTKEESVPETKKSKGIMGLLWPVLVGLALVGLGIGAPPSFLSHFTVFILACFVGWQVIWNVKPALHTPLMSVTNAISGIIIIGGMLQISGAATSPTTILGAIAILVGTINISGGFLVTQRMLKMFQK from the coding sequence ATGACCCTAGCCATTCCCAAAGAGGCTGAAACGTCAGATTTACAGCCAACCAAAACTCGCATGAAGGTTGGTATCCCGAAAGAAATTTACCCAGGTGAATGCCGGGTAGCTGCTACACCGGATACAGCCAAGGTGCTCCAGAAACTTGGCTTTGATGTGCTGATTGAATCGGGAGCAGGAGAGGCAGCTAATTTTCCTGACAATGCTTACGAACAAGCAGAATGCCAAATCATTCCTGATGCAAATAGCCTTTGGTCAGAGGCAGATATTGTCTTAAAAGTGCGTCCCCCTGAGATGCATCCAACTCTAAACAAGCATGAGTCTGAGTTGCTATCGGAAAATGGCACTTTAATCAGCTTTATCTGGCCAGCCCAAAACCAAGAACTGCTGGAACAACTCTCAACCCGTAAGGCTACCGTGTTGGCTATGGATGCGGTACCCCGCATCACGAGGGCGCAAAAGATGGATGCCCTCAGTTCTATGGCCAATATTGCTGGTTACCGGGCTGTGATTGAGGCAGCCAATAACTTTGGTCGCTTCTTTACTGGGCAAATTACTGCAGCGGGGAAAGTTCCCCCAGCTAAAGTGTTGGTGATTGGTGCTGGGGTAGCTGGACTAGCTGCTATTGGTACCGCTAAAGGTCTGGGTGCTGTTGTGCGCGCCTTCGATACCCGCCCCGTGGTTAAGGAACAAGTGGAAAGCATGGGGGGAGAGTTCCTGGAACTGGACTTCAAAGAAGACGGTACGGGATCTGGGGGCTATGCCAAGGTGATGAGTAAAGAGTTCATCGAGGCGGAGATGGCATTGTTCGCTGCACAGGCTAAAGAAGTGGACATCATCATCACCACTGCCCTAATCCCTGGTAAAAAAGCGCCGCTGCTGATCACTGAGGAAATGGTAGCGAGTATGAAAGAAGGCTCAGTGGTTGTAGATATGGCAGCTGAGCAAGGGGGTAACTGTGAGGTTAGCAAAGCCAATGAGGTCTACAAATACAAAGGTGTGACCATCATTGGTTTGACTGACCTACCCAGCCGTATGGCGACTCAATCTAGCCAACTCTATGGCACCAACCTTTGTCATCTCCTCAAGGACATGGGTGGTAGTGAAAATTACCGTGTCGATATGGAGGATGAAGTGGTTCGGGGAGCCTTAGTGCTAAACGCTGGGGATGTAACCTGGCCCCCACCCAAGCGGCCCACACCGCCAGCACCTCCCAAACCGGCACCGGAACCCCAGACTGCGGTAACTAAAGAGGAGTCTGTGCCAGAGACTAAGAAATCAAAGGGTATCATGGGCTTGCTCTGGCCAGTGTTAGTGGGACTCGCCTTAGTTGGCTTGGGAATCGGAGCACCACCTTCTTTCCTCTCCCACTTCACGGTATTTATCCTGGCCTGCTTCGTAGGCTGGCAAGTGATCTGGAACGTAAAACCAGCCCTGCACACCCCCTTGATGAGTGTTACTAATGCCATTAGCGGCATCATCATCATTGGTGGAATGCTGCAAATTTCCGGCGCAGCCACCTCACCTACTACTATTCTGGGTGCGATCGCAATTTTAGTTGGAACCATCAACATCTCCGGTGGCTTCCTAGTCACCCAACGCATGCTCAAGATGTTTCAGAAATAG
- a CDS encoding serine/threonine-protein kinase has translation MITDPNKGRLLANRYQLVKLIGKGAMGQVYQAKDMLLGGVTVAVKFLSHTLLNQKMRDRFEREATICALLGEKSNHIVRVRDYGIDENDISFYVMEYLAGGNLSEIIHTKTLSLPRFLHIARQICLGLQCAHQGIVFKGTLTPIVHRDIKPSNILVVEDSSFGELIKILDFGIAKLLQFDGSQTHSFMGTLAYCSPEQMEGKELDKRSDIYSLGVMMFEMLTGHMPILPEDHSFGSWYKAHHFSPPKSFGSINPKLKLPKSLENLIMTCIAKEVSDRPQNVGIILRALDSLNEGHDRGRYLGHRIQTILSEKPLSKATQILPVSGNDICRQTSWPDDKPKASIVFPKIIRTTSTTFPTLWVMLTKEEIDNRQVSTRYNQFLYVMVPHPMVLWITAVHNRYQGACWLPCYLDLKTNHGQNIVRLLGDTGYYRILFFAQSQPEYCANVMTSTIAPAQRQLFIDWANTSKTINSTNQAMLSKGILKQEFEKLKPKILMKLEAAHTDYPTDISG, from the coding sequence ATGATCACAGACCCTAACAAAGGTCGTCTACTCGCCAATCGCTATCAACTGGTCAAGTTGATCGGCAAAGGTGCTATGGGTCAAGTGTATCAAGCCAAAGATATGCTATTGGGAGGTGTAACCGTTGCCGTCAAATTTCTCTCCCATACATTATTGAACCAAAAAATGCGCGATCGCTTTGAGCGGGAAGCAACGATTTGCGCTTTGCTTGGTGAGAAAAGCAATCACATCGTGCGAGTTAGGGACTATGGCATAGATGAAAATGATATTTCCTTCTACGTCATGGAATACTTGGCAGGGGGAAATTTAAGCGAAATAATTCACACTAAAACCTTATCCTTACCCCGATTTTTGCATATTGCCCGCCAAATTTGTCTGGGATTACAATGTGCTCACCAAGGCATTGTATTTAAAGGCACACTCACTCCAATTGTGCATCGTGATATTAAACCCAGTAACATTCTCGTTGTCGAAGATTCCTCCTTCGGTGAACTGATCAAAATCCTTGACTTTGGCATTGCTAAGCTTCTTCAGTTTGATGGTTCTCAAACCCATTCTTTTATGGGTACCCTAGCCTATTGTTCACCAGAACAAATGGAGGGAAAGGAACTGGATAAACGCTCTGATATCTATAGTCTAGGGGTGATGATGTTTGAGATGTTAACTGGTCACATGCCCATTCTTCCAGAAGATCATTCCTTTGGTAGTTGGTACAAAGCTCATCACTTCAGCCCACCTAAATCTTTTGGATCGATTAACCCCAAACTAAAGCTGCCGAAGTCCCTAGAGAACCTAATCATGACCTGTATAGCGAAAGAGGTATCTGATCGTCCTCAAAATGTCGGGATTATCCTACGAGCATTGGATTCATTAAACGAAGGTCATGATCGCGGTCGCTATCTGGGTCATCGGATTCAAACAATACTATCCGAGAAACCTCTGAGTAAGGCAACACAAATACTTCCTGTATCAGGAAATGATATTTGTCGGCAAACCTCCTGGCCCGATGACAAGCCTAAAGCATCTATTGTCTTTCCTAAGATAATTCGTACCACTAGCACAACCTTTCCTACCCTCTGGGTGATGCTGACTAAAGAAGAGATTGATAACCGTCAGGTTAGTACACGCTACAATCAATTCTTGTATGTGATGGTACCTCATCCAATGGTGCTATGGATTACCGCAGTGCATAATCGCTACCAGGGTGCTTGTTGGCTTCCTTGCTACTTAGACCTCAAAACAAATCACGGTCAGAACATAGTCAGACTTTTGGGAGATACTGGATATTATCGTATTTTGTTTTTTGCCCAATCACAACCAGAATACTGTGCTAATGTAATGACCTCAACTATTGCTCCTGCCCAACGCCAGCTATTCATCGATTGGGCGAATACGTCTAAGACAATAAACTCAACTAATCAAGCAATGTTGAGCAAAGGAATACTTAAGCAAGAGTTTGAAAAGCTGAAGCCGAAGATTTTGATGAAGTTAGAAGCTGCTCATACAGATTACCCTACTGATATATCAGGTTAA
- a CDS encoding DUF2808 domain-containing protein, whose amino-acid sequence MLSTQSSIKRLISAIALAGCVLTGLSVRSLAQSNPGLVLWSGVKRENILRYHLDFNGAPNYWDRYRLRIPKKKLELGVAQFSISYPDYYDGKFDVDKIEVRVDGKSLPVSEVVWDKENYSVQIYMEEPVPANENVELVFSNVKNPDGGTYYFVCYVLAAGDIPLPTYVGTWIVSIGR is encoded by the coding sequence ATGCTATCCACACAATCTTCCATCAAACGTCTGATTTCCGCGATCGCATTAGCTGGTTGTGTCTTGACCGGGCTATCGGTTCGGAGCTTAGCCCAGAGTAATCCCGGATTGGTACTCTGGAGTGGTGTTAAGCGGGAAAATATCCTGAGATACCACCTAGATTTTAACGGTGCCCCCAATTACTGGGATCGTTACCGCTTGAGAATTCCCAAGAAGAAACTGGAATTGGGAGTCGCTCAGTTTTCTATTTCTTATCCAGATTACTACGATGGTAAGTTCGACGTGGACAAAATTGAAGTGCGCGTTGACGGTAAATCCCTCCCGGTCTCTGAAGTAGTCTGGGACAAAGAGAATTATAGCGTTCAGATTTACATGGAAGAGCCAGTTCCAGCCAATGAAAATGTGGAATTAGTATTTTCCAATGTCAAAAACCCTGATGGGGGTACTTATTACTTCGTTTGTTATGTCTTAGCTGCTGGTGATATTCCACTACCCACTTATGTCGGTACCTGGATTGTGAGTATTGGTCGTTAA
- a CDS encoding tetratricopeptide repeat protein: MGFSVDVTSSNYATEVLEKSFEKPVLVDFFATWCGPCQLLKPTLEKLAKEYDFVLAKVDIDRNQDLANNFQIEGVPDVRIVTNGDMIPGFVGVLPEIQLREMLARLNLKSELDIGLEEARVAMASEDIPRAKHLFEQLIANYPEHQNLVIEVANFLVHINEPEEANTLLDTIECNDREYFPRAQAIRALIQFKQQANPIGESELDQLFAQASRLVVEGHYEAALKIFLEIVSKHRNYRDDGARKSMIAVFDVLGNDHPLTKKYQRELMLSLY; the protein is encoded by the coding sequence ATGGGTTTTTCTGTAGACGTTACTAGCAGCAACTACGCCACTGAAGTTTTAGAAAAGTCTTTTGAGAAGCCTGTATTAGTAGACTTCTTTGCTACATGGTGTGGCCCCTGTCAACTGCTCAAACCAACTTTAGAGAAACTAGCTAAAGAATATGACTTTGTTTTAGCAAAAGTTGATATTGACCGCAACCAAGACTTAGCGAACAATTTTCAAATTGAGGGAGTCCCCGATGTCAGAATTGTCACCAATGGTGATATGATTCCTGGTTTTGTGGGGGTTTTACCAGAAATTCAGTTGCGGGAAATGTTGGCTAGGTTAAATCTAAAGTCTGAGTTAGACATTGGACTAGAAGAAGCTCGGGTTGCCATGGCAAGTGAGGATATACCCCGAGCCAAACACCTGTTTGAACAGCTAATTGCCAACTATCCAGAGCATCAAAATTTAGTCATTGAAGTTGCCAATTTTTTGGTTCATATTAATGAGCCAGAAGAGGCAAACACACTCTTAGACACCATTGAATGCAATGATCGAGAATACTTCCCTAGAGCTCAGGCAATCAGAGCATTGATTCAATTTAAGCAGCAGGCGAATCCTATTGGGGAAAGTGAATTAGATCAGTTATTTGCTCAGGCATCTCGGTTAGTTGTAGAGGGACACTATGAAGCAGCCCTGAAAATCTTTTTAGAAATCGTCAGTAAACATCGTAACTATAGAGATGATGGTGCAAGAAAATCCATGATTGCGGTGTTTGATGTGCTCGGTAATGACCATCCCCTGACGAAAAAGTATCAGCGGGAGTTGATGCTATCCCTATATTAG